Genomic window (Oenanthe melanoleuca isolate GR-GAL-2019-014 chromosome 1A, OMel1.0, whole genome shotgun sequence):
ATTAAAAGATGACTTAATATATTCCAGAGTAAGACATTACTCCTAAGCAGTAATTCAATATGACAGGTCATGatataaataattctgtgcTAGAAACGTTCAGCCTGAATTCACAGGCACTTCCAAATACAGGTGATCACACtccaaaacagcaaaagaatACATCTCAGTATGGCTTAGCTTACTTACCAGGCAGATGTACTCTGAAAAGACACCAGGGGTGGGCTTAAAGCATCTCCTTTTAAAGTGTGTACTGTCTGTGATGTTcgaggctggggctgaggttGGGGCTGTGCCTCTGGCTGAGGCTGAGCCTGCCTTGGGTCCTGAGCAGGGTTAATCCATcggctctgtccctgtgtcatCCACTTCCCCTGGATTCCCCAGCGGGCCAGGTAAAGTTTGCAAATGTCATAGTTCATTGAAGAGTAATATAAAAGGTCCAGGATCAGCAAGACCACCACAAAAAAGCCATAGATCCACACTCCTAACAGGGCGCTGTAGTTGctgtgaaaggaagaaaagggacaATAAAAAAATGATAACTCTCAGCAGTGGTCACTGTTAGTTCACCATAACTATATAGAAATGGCTGAAACAAAATACTGTTCTAAAGCACAGTAAGTGTCTTTTAAAATGAGCTATTTTTTCAATAGGAACACTGCTACAGACAAGATTTTTAGAAACTAAGGCCACCTCTCTTACAGAAATTTTTGTCCTTCTCATCTGTAGGctttccagagaagctgctaAAGACCTCTTAATGTGGCTGATAATGCATTTTAGAAGGGAAGATCATCTTAGATTTTCCTTCTCACAGGAGGGAAAATATGTACTACATTGAGATGTATATGTTGGTGTAGTTATAAAGTGTATGTTGATAAAGGCCATGGAAATTTTATGGTGCAGAAAGCTGTAAAGATGTGACAGATGACTAAAGATATTaaaagaaaggggggaaaaacaggaggaaaaagtaTAAGGGGTCAAAAATTTGGAGATCAAAAAGGGGAAGAAGTGCTAATGCCCTGCTGGGGATGaagaattattaaaagaaaaatgactgTCAGGTGTAAATGCAGTTTGGACTGGAAACTCTGTGAGTGGGGAGGATGAGATCAGAAGTGAGATAGAAAGAGATGTATAAAAATGAGATTGTTAGGTAGAATGCAAATAAAAGGCTGATCTATGAAGTATGTGTACTGGAGACTGTAAAACCAAGAGGAAGCTGAAGGGATGTTAGTAAAAAATGTCATTAGGAAGGCTGTCTCAGAAAAATTATATCAAAGTCATAGGTGG
Coding sequences:
- the SHISAL1 gene encoding protein shisa-like-1 isoform X1, which codes for MTSCGQQPLNVLMVLLSLVLSAVLSAHFRVCEPYTDYKGRYHFGFHCPRLSDNKSYIFCCHHNNTVFKYCCNETEFQTVMQMNLTGNADGYMHNNYSALLGVWIYGFFVVVLLILDLLYYSSMNYDICKLYLARWGIQGKWMTQGQSRWINPAQDPRQAQPQPEAQPQPQPQPRTSQTVHTLKGDALSPPLVSFQSTSAW
- the SHISAL1 gene encoding protein shisa-like-1 isoform X2, with translation MTSCGQQPLNVLMVLLSLVLSAVLSAHFRVCEPYTDYKGRYHFGFHCPRLSDNKSYIFCCHHNNTVFKYCCNETEFQTVMQMNLTGNADGYMHNNYSALLGVWIYGFFVVVLLILDLLYYSSMNYDICKLYLARWGIQGKWMTQGQSRWINPAQDPRQAQPQPEAQPQPQPQPRTSQTVHTLKGDALSPPLVSFQSTSA